One genomic region from Anabaena sp. PCC 7108 encodes:
- a CDS encoding phosphoglycerate kinase, whose product MSKKSLASLSAADISGKRALVRVDFNVPVDDQGNITDDTRIRAALPTIKDLTEKGAKVILTSHFGRPKGVTEKLRLTPVAKRLSELLGQEVVKTDDCIGDDVAAKVAALQNGQVLLLENVRFYPEEEKNDPEFAKKLAANADFYVNDAFGTAHRAHASTEGVTKFLSPSVAGYLVEKELEYLQNAIENPQRPLAAIIGGSKVSSKIGVIETLLEKCDKLIIGGGMIFTFYKARGLSVGKSLVEEDKLELAKSLEAKAKERGVALLLPTDIVSADKFAPDANATTVSIEDIPADGMGLDIGPDSIKVFQAALADCKTVIWNGPMGVFEFDKFAAGTEAIAHTLAEIGKTGTTTIIGGGDSVAAVEKVGLADQMSHISTGGGASLELLEGKVLPGIAALDEA is encoded by the coding sequence GTGTCCAAAAAAAGTTTAGCAAGTTTATCTGCGGCTGATATTTCTGGTAAACGCGCCTTGGTGCGGGTTGATTTTAACGTTCCTGTAGATGATCAAGGTAACATTACCGACGATACTCGCATTCGCGCTGCGCTGCCAACCATCAAGGATTTGACCGAAAAGGGCGCTAAGGTGATTTTAACCAGCCATTTTGGTCGTCCCAAGGGTGTAACTGAAAAATTGCGTCTAACGCCTGTTGCTAAACGCCTCTCTGAGTTGTTGGGACAAGAAGTTGTCAAAACTGATGATTGTATCGGTGATGATGTTGCGGCTAAGGTTGCGGCTTTGCAAAATGGCCAAGTGCTGTTACTAGAAAATGTCCGCTTTTACCCAGAAGAAGAGAAAAACGATCCTGAATTTGCGAAGAAGTTGGCAGCTAATGCTGATTTTTATGTAAATGATGCCTTTGGTACTGCACACCGCGCCCATGCTTCTACTGAAGGTGTAACCAAGTTTCTCAGTCCTTCTGTGGCTGGATATTTGGTGGAGAAGGAATTGGAATATCTGCAAAATGCGATCGAAAATCCCCAACGTCCTTTGGCAGCAATTATTGGCGGTTCCAAGGTTTCCAGCAAAATCGGCGTAATTGAAACTTTGTTGGAAAAGTGCGACAAACTGATCATTGGTGGTGGGATGATTTTCACCTTCTACAAAGCCCGTGGTTTGAGTGTTGGTAAGTCTTTGGTGGAAGAAGATAAGCTGGAATTAGCGAAGTCTTTGGAAGCTAAGGCCAAAGAACGCGGTGTGGCTTTGTTGCTACCTACAGATATCGTCTCCGCAGATAAGTTTGCGCCTGATGCTAATGCTACTACTGTCAGCATTGAAGATATCCCTGCCGATGGTATGGGTTTAGATATTGGTCCCGATTCTATCAAGGTTTTCCAAGCGGCTTTGGCTGATTGTAAGACTGTGATTTGGAACGGTCCAATGGGTGTATTTGAGTTTGATAAGTTTGCTGCGGGTACGGAAGCGATCGCACATACTCTAGCAGAAATCGGCAAAACCGGCACAACTACCATTATCGGTGGTGGTGACTCTGTAGCCGCTGTGGAAAAGGTCGGTTTGGCTGATCAAATGAGCCACATTTCTACCGGTGGTGGTGCTAGTTTAGAGTTGCTAGAAGGTAAGGTTTTACCTGGTATTGCAGCTTTAGATGAAGCGTAA
- a CDS encoding glucose 1-dehydrogenase: MNSLANKVALVTGGTSGIGRTTAIAFARAGAKVVVAGRREEEGNETIRLIREAGSDGLFVKADVAQEADVKALITATVNTFGSLDIAFNNAGLLGENALLADQSEQAYDRLFGVNVKGVFLCLKYEIAQMLTQGKGGTIVNTSSINGFRPLAPGLSLYDTSKAAVVMLTKSAALEYAAQKIRINAIAPGPIETEMLNQATGGNSKAFESFVPAGRLGQPNDIANAVLWLCSDAADFINGHTLAVDGGILAA, encoded by the coding sequence ATGAACTCATTAGCAAACAAAGTTGCGCTAGTTACGGGTGGAACTTCTGGAATTGGACGCACAACAGCGATCGCATTTGCTCGTGCAGGGGCTAAGGTTGTGGTGGCTGGAAGGCGTGAAGAAGAAGGTAATGAAACTATCCGTCTTATTCGTGAAGCTGGTAGCGACGGTTTATTTGTGAAAGCCGATGTAGCTCAAGAGGCAGATGTCAAAGCACTCATTACCGCCACAGTAAATACCTTTGGTAGCCTTGATATCGCCTTTAATAATGCGGGACTGCTGGGGGAAAATGCTTTGTTAGCAGACCAATCAGAGCAAGCTTATGACCGACTTTTTGGAGTTAATGTTAAGGGTGTTTTTCTCTGTTTGAAATACGAAATTGCCCAGATGTTAACTCAAGGGAAGGGGGGAACGATTGTTAACACTTCATCTATTAACGGTTTCCGTCCATTAGCACCTGGACTTTCCCTGTACGACACCTCAAAAGCTGCTGTGGTAATGCTGACAAAATCAGCAGCGTTAGAATATGCAGCCCAAAAAATTCGGATTAATGCGATCGCTCCTGGCCCTATTGAAACTGAGATGCTAAATCAGGCTACAGGCGGCAATTCTAAAGCTTTTGAAAGTTTTGTGCCAGCAGGACGTTTAGGACAGCCTAATGACATTGCTAATGCTGTCCTCTGGCTTTGTTCAGATGCTGCTGATTTTATCAATGGTCATACTCTGGCAGTAGATGGTGGAATTTTGGCTGCTTAA
- a CDS encoding DUF29 family protein: MEELLELRELVVSGNLEAALSLIDELEEMSKEDKINKIYSYCVVLLVHLIKQQAEKRTTHSWDVSLRNAIDAIDRINKRRKAGGYYLNKQEIEEILAEAYNRALDNASLEAFGGIYDELTLKNMVDQELIIKQALNFIFN, from the coding sequence ATGGAAGAATTACTAGAACTCAGAGAATTAGTCGTTTCTGGCAACCTAGAAGCGGCTTTATCTTTAATTGACGAATTAGAAGAAATGAGCAAAGAAGATAAAATCAATAAAATTTATAGCTATTGTGTAGTGCTTTTAGTCCATTTAATTAAACAACAGGCAGAAAAAAGGACAACTCATTCTTGGGATGTTTCCCTTCGCAATGCTATTGACGCAATTGATCGGATCAACAAGCGCCGAAAAGCTGGAGGATATTACCTGAACAAACAAGAAATAGAGGAAATTTTAGCAGAAGCGTATAATCGAGCTTTAGATAATGCTTCTTTAGAAGCTTTTGGCGGAATTTATGATGAATTAACGTTAAAAAATATGGTAGATCAAGAATTAATTATCAAACAGGCATTAAATTTTATTTTTAATTAA
- a CDS encoding MASE1 domain-containing protein, whose amino-acid sequence MNKFNFMSLKNKISFVFNKTALLSLICLPVIHFLLTKLIVSISFDNGSTVLWPSSGIYMAGMFLFDFSFLPAIFLSEIIVNTWLYHNYNHGKLIALVISLTDTLDPVIIYLLVNKFIPNRNFLEKTQDIFKFIGIVLSECFITSNIAAGFLYITKATSWDAYALIWWGWWISISLAILVISPTLLIWIKPFKHQQKLPSSGKIELFLIIVIVGIISKISFGLGYPLEYTFLPILIWCAFRFRLQETTLITLLINSLAVWGVVSGTGSFHRPSTIASMVLLQSFIGVFALTSLVLSAAVREKWWAEFRLKQANETLEEKVEERTLELQDTLQELKLNQSQVIQSEKMSSLGQLVAGVAHEINNPVNFIHGNIAHLKQYSEDLLKLVSLYQENHSNNNPKIQKLEKEIDLEFLLADMPKIINSMEIGTRRIRDIVLSLRNFSRLDEAEFKQVDLHDGIESTLLILQHRLKAKSEQPEIEIIRDYGNLPEVECYAGQLNQVFMNIIANAIDALEESNINLTFQEIKANPNQITIRTKVIDKQWVEIRIYDNGIGMSEDVKNRIFDPFFTTKPIGKGTGIGMAISYQIITEKHHGKLECSSNIGRGTEFIIQIPSKQ is encoded by the coding sequence ATGAACAAATTTAATTTTATGTCCCTTAAGAATAAAATCTCTTTTGTTTTTAACAAAACAGCCCTTTTATCTTTGATTTGTTTGCCTGTAATTCATTTTTTATTAACTAAACTTATTGTTAGTATTTCCTTTGATAATGGTAGCACAGTTCTTTGGCCATCATCAGGAATTTATATGGCAGGAATGTTCCTTTTTGATTTTTCATTCTTACCAGCTATTTTCTTAAGTGAAATAATTGTTAATACGTGGCTTTATCACAATTATAATCATGGTAAATTAATTGCTCTTGTTATTTCTTTGACTGATACTTTAGATCCGGTAATCATATACTTATTAGTTAATAAGTTTATTCCTAATCGTAATTTTCTAGAAAAAACTCAAGACATCTTTAAATTTATAGGAATTGTGTTGAGTGAATGTTTTATTACTTCTAATATTGCTGCAGGATTCTTATATATTACTAAAGCTACTTCTTGGGATGCTTATGCTCTCATTTGGTGGGGATGGTGGATTAGCATCTCTTTAGCAATTTTAGTTATTAGTCCTACCTTATTAATATGGATTAAACCCTTTAAACACCAACAAAAACTTCCTTCATCAGGGAAAATAGAATTATTTTTAATAATAGTTATAGTGGGGATAATTAGTAAAATTTCTTTTGGGTTGGGTTATCCTTTAGAATATACATTCTTACCTATTTTAATCTGGTGTGCTTTTCGTTTTCGGTTACAAGAAACCACATTAATTACACTTTTAATTAATTCTCTTGCTGTATGGGGAGTAGTTAGCGGTACAGGATCGTTCCATCGTCCATCAACGATAGCATCTATGGTTTTATTACAATCTTTTATTGGGGTATTTGCCCTCACTTCTTTAGTTTTATCCGCAGCCGTTCGAGAAAAGTGGTGGGCAGAATTTCGTCTCAAACAAGCTAATGAAACTTTAGAAGAAAAAGTAGAAGAAAGGACTTTAGAGTTACAAGATACCCTCCAAGAATTGAAGTTAAACCAGTCACAAGTTATTCAAAGTGAAAAAATGTCCAGTTTAGGTCAATTAGTAGCAGGAGTTGCCCATGAAATTAATAATCCAGTTAACTTTATTCATGGCAATATTGCCCATTTGAAGCAGTATTCTGAAGATTTATTAAAACTAGTTAGTTTATATCAAGAAAATCATAGTAATAATAATCCAAAAATTCAAAAGTTAGAAAAAGAGATTGACTTAGAATTTTTACTAGCAGATATGCCCAAAATTATTAATTCTATGGAGATAGGAACTAGACGTATTCGTGATATTGTTCTATCTTTGCGTAATTTTTCCCGCCTTGATGAAGCGGAATTTAAACAAGTTGATCTACATGATGGGATTGAAAGCACTTTATTAATTTTACAACATCGTCTGAAAGCTAAATCTGAACAGCCAGAAATTGAGATTATTCGAGATTATGGTAATTTACCCGAAGTAGAATGTTATGCTGGGCAATTAAATCAAGTTTTTATGAATATTATAGCTAATGCAATTGATGCTCTTGAAGAAAGCAATATTAATCTAACTTTTCAAGAGATTAAGGCAAATCCCAATCAGATTACAATTAGGACTAAGGTTATAGATAAGCAATGGGTAGAAATCAGGATATATGATAATGGAATAGGAATGTCAGAAGATGTAAAAAATCGCATCTTCGACCCATTTTTTACTACCAAACCCATAGGTAAAGGAACAGGAATAGGAATGGCTATTAGCTATCAAATTATTACTGAAAAACATCATGGTAAATTAGAGTGTTCCTCTAATATTGGCAGGGGAACTGAATTTATCATCCAAATTCCGAGTAAACAATAA
- a CDS encoding universal stress protein: MFKTVLFPIDQSRAAREAADVVANVVQKYSSRLVLLSVVEEPTSDTPNPDPMVSPEAVAKLLENAQALFSQQGITAEVLERQGKPAFTICDVADEIEASLIIMGCRGLGLTDEGATDSVTSRVINLSPCPVLIVP, from the coding sequence ATGTTTAAGACAGTTCTGTTTCCAATTGATCAAAGTCGGGCTGCGCGGGAAGCTGCGGATGTAGTTGCCAACGTAGTACAGAAGTACAGTAGTCGCTTAGTACTCCTGTCAGTCGTGGAAGAACCAACCTCAGATACCCCTAATCCTGATCCTATGGTGTCTCCAGAGGCGGTTGCTAAACTGTTAGAAAATGCCCAAGCCTTATTTTCTCAGCAAGGAATTACAGCCGAAGTGTTGGAAAGACAAGGTAAACCAGCCTTTACTATCTGTGATGTTGCTGATGAAATCGAGGCCAGTTTAATTATTATGGGCTGTCGGGGGTTAGGCTTAACGGATGAAGGCGCAACTGATAGCGTCACCAGTCGCGTCATTAACCTTTCCCCTTGTCCAGTTTTGATTGTTCCTTAG
- a CDS encoding helix-turn-helix domain-containing protein, with translation MVPKEQRPILLSQDCPVRQMLDIVGDKWTPLILCILRSGTIRYSEFQRQIPGISKKMLTQTLRQLESDGIVERTVYPVVPPKVEYKLTPFGEKLIEPIAVLADWAWQHQEELNLIYRRNRM, from the coding sequence ATGGTTCCCAAGGAACAGCGTCCAATTCTCCTGAGTCAAGACTGCCCTGTACGACAAATGCTTGATATAGTGGGAGATAAATGGACACCGCTAATTTTGTGTATCCTGCGTTCTGGAACTATACGATATAGTGAGTTTCAACGCCAGATTCCGGGAATATCCAAAAAGATGCTGACGCAAACTCTCAGACAGTTAGAATCAGACGGAATTGTTGAACGTACTGTTTATCCAGTCGTACCGCCAAAAGTAGAATATAAACTTACGCCCTTTGGTGAAAAATTAATTGAACCCATCGCCGTGTTAGCAGATTGGGCTTGGCAACATCAAGAGGAATTAAATCTTATTTATAGACGTAACCGGATGTAA
- a CDS encoding NifU family protein produces MTQLEELITDINRFEAIISEWDESQRCVAVGLQRAIESLHKAALTNLIKSLKQENLSALNQAVNDEIVYAVLLYHNLVKPPLSERIQTALAEVRPSLQNHQGDVELVAIKLPDIVEVKLIGSCSNCATSTLTLTQGIEQTIKKHCPEITRVVAVKGNSHPLANSLPTDSYWVKATTLNDIIENHILAVRVANNDVIMYRQGDNISCYQNSCSHLGFPLDKGKIENGIITCASHQFQYNLNTGECLTIPDVSLQSYEVKVKGDNVYVKVQK; encoded by the coding sequence ATGACTCAACTTGAAGAATTGATTACAGATATTAACAGATTTGAAGCGATTATTTCTGAATGGGATGAAAGTCAAAGGTGTGTAGCCGTAGGTTTACAACGGGCGATTGAATCTTTACATAAAGCCGCATTAACTAATTTAATTAAAAGTCTTAAACAAGAAAATTTATCAGCTTTAAATCAAGCTGTAAATGATGAAATTGTTTATGCAGTTTTGTTATATCATAACTTAGTTAAACCTCCATTATCAGAACGTATCCAAACAGCATTAGCCGAAGTTCGTCCCAGTTTACAAAATCATCAGGGAGATGTAGAATTAGTAGCTATTAAATTACCAGATATAGTTGAAGTTAAATTAATTGGCAGTTGTAGTAATTGTGCCACTTCCACCTTAACTTTAACCCAAGGAATAGAACAGACTATTAAAAAACATTGTCCAGAAATTACAAGAGTAGTTGCGGTTAAGGGTAATTCTCATCCTCTTGCTAATTCTCTCCCTACAGATTCCTATTGGGTGAAAGCAACAACATTAAATGACATAATTGAAAATCACATTTTAGCAGTTAGAGTTGCCAATAATGATGTAATTATGTATAGACAAGGTGATAACATTAGTTGTTATCAAAATAGTTGTTCTCATTTGGGTTTTCCGTTAGATAAAGGTAAGATTGAAAATGGCATTATTACTTGTGCATCACATCAGTTTCAATATAATTTAAATACAGGTGAATGTTTAACAATACCTGATGTTTCTCTACAATCCTATGAGGTAAAAGTTAAGGGTGATAATGTTTATGTGAAAGTGCAAAAATAA
- a CDS encoding serine/threonine-protein kinase codes for MTNMYCSQGHQNPSGSKFCLQCGEKMLEKTISSGIQAGLTLNDRYVIVRQLGQGGFGRTYLAEDINRFREPCVLKEFSPQVQTPYVVQKAEELFQREASVLYKLQHPQIPKFRELLQINLQGKEYLFLVQDHVDGETYNSLLDSRKQQGLRFTEIEVRQLLQQILPVLAYIHSVGVIHRDISPDNLMLRNADQLPVLIDFGGVKQVAATVASQYYQTETMASPTPATLLGKIGFAPPEQMQTGVVSPHSDLYALAVTVLVLLTGKQPQELIDTYNFSWQWRREVSVSPALGQIIDKMLSTNVSDRYQSARQVIQALNPPPVNYPATQPPTPTQPPISATVAVSPPKIPAPQPVLSPTPPTPSIWTATNVFIVTLAVFASAGILWWGFHNRTQDIGGSSATITSSPTPTETESPEPEVNYSPEEKQRKERLSARRQQLSIDFNFYISLVNQVFWDKNPSLKGRTLSNNPEDESLRAEWDKTAAQVLEKLSAISFNSRRQLGTYTAAERDRWKVEVNKINVGSRSLYDLGDAAFLSEFPEQRGKDFLKQPIGQVWYGFVNDQLNAILANSAFQRIVFPEGGTSKTVSGTLQPGRGKVFIAGLAKDQIMEVNLEASSKVLLSIYSPSGKIVFLEDSQQRTVSKTLPEKGFYEFVVVSTASEPLEYQLTVRAENPPEPEPTETPTETPTEEPTPTPTPTETLTP; via the coding sequence ATTACTAATATGTATTGTTCTCAAGGACATCAAAATCCCTCTGGTAGTAAGTTTTGTCTCCAATGTGGGGAGAAAATGTTAGAGAAGACTATAAGTTCTGGTATTCAAGCTGGACTAACTTTGAATGATCGCTATGTCATTGTACGTCAACTTGGACAAGGAGGGTTTGGACGGACTTATTTAGCTGAAGATATCAACCGCTTCCGAGAACCTTGTGTTTTAAAAGAATTCTCTCCCCAAGTTCAAACTCCCTACGTTGTCCAAAAAGCTGAAGAACTATTTCAGAGGGAAGCAAGTGTTCTTTATAAATTGCAACATCCCCAAATTCCCAAATTTAGAGAACTATTACAGATCAATTTACAAGGGAAAGAATACTTATTTTTGGTACAAGATCATGTAGACGGGGAAACTTATAATTCTTTATTAGATAGCCGTAAACAACAGGGTTTAAGATTTACAGAAATAGAAGTCCGTCAGCTATTACAGCAAATTTTACCAGTATTGGCATATATTCACTCGGTCGGTGTGATTCACCGCGATATTTCCCCTGATAACTTAATGCTGAGGAATGCTGATCAATTACCAGTATTAATTGATTTTGGTGGTGTTAAACAAGTTGCCGCAACCGTCGCTTCTCAATATTACCAAACCGAAACAATGGCATCTCCCACACCTGCAACGCTATTGGGAAAAATCGGATTTGCACCCCCAGAACAAATGCAAACCGGTGTGGTGTCTCCTCACAGTGACTTATATGCGTTAGCAGTGACAGTGTTAGTTTTACTGACAGGTAAACAACCCCAAGAGTTAATTGATACTTATAATTTTAGTTGGCAATGGCGGCGGGAAGTGAGTGTTAGTCCGGCATTGGGACAGATAATAGATAAAATGTTATCGACAAATGTGAGCGATCGCTATCAATCAGCCCGTCAAGTTATTCAAGCCCTTAACCCACCACCAGTTAATTATCCCGCTACACAACCACCTACTCCCACACAACCCCCCATATCTGCAACTGTCGCAGTTTCTCCCCCCAAAATCCCAGCACCCCAACCTGTGCTGAGTCCCACTCCGCCAACCCCAAGTATTTGGACAGCAACCAACGTCTTTATTGTTACCTTAGCTGTATTTGCCAGCGCAGGTATACTTTGGTGGGGATTCCATAACCGTACACAGGATATAGGAGGAAGTAGTGCGACAATTACATCTAGTCCTACCCCGACTGAAACTGAGTCACCTGAACCGGAAGTAAATTATTCACCAGAGGAAAAACAACGCAAAGAAAGATTGAGCGCTCGCCGTCAACAATTAAGTATAGATTTTAACTTCTATATTAGTTTAGTTAATCAAGTATTTTGGGATAAAAACCCCAGTTTAAAAGGACGTACCCTCAGCAATAATCCAGAAGATGAAAGTTTAAGGGCAGAATGGGATAAAACCGCCGCTCAAGTCCTAGAAAAGCTGTCAGCAATCAGTTTTAACTCCCGTCGTCAACTGGGAACTTACACAGCAGCAGAACGCGATCGCTGGAAGGTGGAAGTTAACAAAATCAACGTTGGTAGTCGTTCTTTATATGATTTAGGTGATGCGGCTTTTTTAAGTGAATTTCCTGAACAGCGCGGTAAAGATTTTCTCAAACAACCCATTGGGCAAGTTTGGTACGGATTTGTAAATGATCAACTTAACGCTATTCTTGCCAACAGCGCATTTCAAAGAATAGTATTTCCTGAAGGTGGTACAAGTAAAACAGTTAGCGGAACTCTCCAACCAGGAAGAGGTAAAGTTTTCATTGCGGGACTTGCTAAAGATCAAATTATGGAAGTTAATCTAGAAGCAAGTTCAAAAGTTTTACTATCAATTTATTCTCCCTCTGGGAAAATCGTATTTTTAGAAGATTCCCAACAGCGGACTGTATCCAAGACATTACCAGAAAAAGGATTTTATGAATTTGTCGTTGTTTCCACAGCCTCAGAACCCCTAGAGTATCAACTGACTGTCAGAGCAGAAAATCCCCCAGAACCAGAACCCACAGAAACACCAACGGAAACACCCACAGAAGAACCGACACCAACACCTACACCTACAGAAACACTGACACCATAA
- a CDS encoding SDR family NAD(P)-dependent oxidoreductase, whose amino-acid sequence MSKLAGKVVFIPGGAGNVGEGIVRSFLKAGAIVAVPSRKPEKLEELRTYLGDIATSDQFIPIVGEISQIEDAERIRDQILKQFGKLDAVVASLGGWWFGNKPITEVSIAEWQQYLNSNLTSHFITARTFLPLLKEQKGASYTLIGGAAAENAVPNVSLVSIPAAGQLMLAQILMAENKNSGVRINEVIIHSWVATRVSQEQSQPSWITTEDIGEFTAWLASDAASMVNGSLLRLYEKPAV is encoded by the coding sequence ATGAGCAAATTAGCAGGTAAAGTTGTATTTATCCCCGGTGGTGCAGGTAATGTAGGTGAAGGCATTGTGCGGTCATTTCTCAAAGCTGGTGCGATCGTTGCAGTTCCATCTCGTAAACCCGAAAAACTAGAGGAACTACGCACATATCTAGGTGATATTGCCACAAGCGATCAATTTATTCCCATTGTCGGAGAAATTAGCCAAATTGAAGATGCAGAACGCATTCGTGACCAAATACTCAAGCAGTTTGGTAAACTTGACGCTGTGGTTGCTTCCCTTGGAGGTTGGTGGTTTGGAAACAAGCCGATAACAGAGGTATCAATCGCTGAATGGCAACAATATCTGAATAGCAATTTAACCAGTCATTTTATCACTGCTCGGACTTTTCTGCCTCTTTTGAAAGAACAAAAAGGCGCTAGTTACACACTCATAGGAGGAGCAGCAGCAGAAAATGCCGTTCCTAATGTTAGTTTAGTCAGCATTCCAGCCGCTGGACAACTGATGCTGGCTCAGATATTGATGGCGGAAAATAAGAATAGTGGTGTGCGAATTAATGAAGTTATTATCCATAGTTGGGTAGCAACTCGTGTTAGCCAAGAACAAAGTCAACCTAGTTGGATTACAACTGAGGATATTGGTGAGTTTACCGCTTGGCTTGCTTCTGATGCTGCATCTATGGTGAATGGTAGTCTTTTACGTTTATATGAAAAGCCTGCTGTTTAA
- a CDS encoding serine/threonine-protein kinase, with translation MLVYCSKKHANNSSHSFCTNCGEALPLTVGQVIDNRYEIARILGQGGFGRSYLALDRQKSRQTCVLKEFAPQVVKPQDLQKAKELFEREASVLRKIQHPQIPRFHASFAAKIGTKDFFFLVQDYIEGENYYQLFEHRQSLGKSFSEEEVVNLLHHILPVLTYIHSLDIVHRDISPDNLILRQSDNLPVLIDFGGVKQLPASQGFWRTQLGGDGTLLGKKGYAPEEQLIQGKVFKSSDLYSLAVTALVLITGREPQSLYDSYNGNWYWGKEIKVSPKLESVLKKMLAYKPSDRYQQADQVLQDLPAPSSVHTANTMLTPVKSQNTYMTKLKTMVAAPGIKNAKAISSKFHNKTQVIVQQIPMPAWLRPFAVSFLGTSAIVLAGAGVWALGTYAFRSVTSITFPGISLPQIPLGGNPASQPVSDKTRTRDIQKIFSRRQQLEIPSGFFTRMVDEIFYTQKPELKGRSISTKPEDAALRDVWYGVADDLLDKIERANLSVSARRQLGSYTRQDYENWGKLARLGKLGKYKSLEQLRADTYEKFDPLFPGQERGKLNQQTFLQVWYAIASDKVGNR, from the coding sequence ATGCTGGTATATTGCAGTAAAAAACACGCAAATAATAGTAGTCACAGTTTTTGTACTAACTGTGGGGAAGCATTACCTCTGACTGTCGGACAGGTAATCGATAATCGCTATGAAATTGCGCGTATATTGGGACAAGGTGGCTTTGGACGCAGTTATTTGGCGCTTGATAGGCAAAAATCGCGTCAAACTTGTGTTTTAAAGGAATTTGCACCTCAAGTTGTCAAACCACAAGATTTACAAAAAGCTAAAGAACTATTTGAACGGGAAGCAAGTGTCCTCCGAAAAATTCAGCATCCTCAAATTCCGCGTTTTCACGCTTCCTTTGCAGCAAAAATTGGCACTAAAGATTTTTTCTTTTTGGTACAAGATTATATTGAGGGTGAAAATTATTACCAATTATTTGAACATCGTCAAAGTCTGGGAAAATCTTTTAGTGAGGAGGAAGTTGTTAACCTCCTGCACCATATTCTCCCTGTGCTGACTTATATTCACTCTCTAGATATTGTTCACCGCGATATCTCACCGGATAATTTAATTTTACGTCAAAGTGATAATTTACCCGTATTGATTGATTTTGGTGGTGTGAAACAGTTACCCGCTTCTCAGGGTTTTTGGCGAACGCAGTTGGGTGGAGATGGAACTTTATTAGGTAAAAAAGGCTACGCACCGGAAGAACAGTTAATCCAAGGAAAAGTATTTAAAAGTAGTGATTTATATTCTTTAGCGGTGACGGCTTTGGTGTTAATTACTGGGAGAGAACCGCAATCACTTTATGACAGCTATAACGGAAATTGGTACTGGGGAAAGGAAATTAAGGTGAGTCCGAAATTAGAATCGGTCTTAAAGAAGATGTTGGCATATAAACCGAGCGATCGCTATCAACAAGCTGATCAAGTTCTTCAAGATTTACCCGCACCATCTTCTGTCCATACGGCAAATACCATGCTAACTCCTGTCAAAAGCCAGAATACTTATATGACTAAACTGAAAACTATGGTAGCTGCCCCAGGTATAAAAAACGCTAAGGCTATTAGTAGTAAATTCCATAACAAGACTCAAGTTATTGTCCAACAAATACCTATGCCAGCATGGTTACGCCCCTTTGCTGTCAGCTTTTTGGGAACTAGTGCCATTGTTTTAGCTGGTGCTGGTGTTTGGGCATTAGGAACTTATGCTTTTCGCTCCGTAACATCAATTACATTTCCAGGAATTTCATTACCGCAAATTCCCTTAGGAGGAAATCCAGCTAGTCAACCAGTAAGTGACAAAACAAGAACCCGCGACATTCAAAAAATTTTCAGTCGTCGTCAACAGCTAGAAATTCCTTCAGGATTTTTCACAAGGATGGTAGATGAAATATTTTATACTCAAAAACCAGAACTAAAAGGACGCAGTATCTCTACTAAGCCCGAAGATGCAGCTTTACGGGATGTATGGTATGGTGTTGCTGATGATTTATTAGATAAAATAGAACGTGCTAATCTCAGTGTCTCAGCCCGTCGTCAACTAGGAAGCTATACTAGACAAGATTACGAAAATTGGGGAAAACTGGCACGGTTAGGTAAATTGGGTAAATATAAATCTCTTGAACAACTTAGGGCGGACACTTATGAAAAATTTGACCCGTTGTTTCCTGGTCAAGAGCGTGGGAAACTAAATCAACAGACATTCCTACAAGTTTGGTATGCGATCGCATCTGATAAAGTAGGGAACAGGTGA